A genomic segment from Ramlibacter agri encodes:
- the secF gene encoding protein translocase subunit SecF has protein sequence MEFFKIRRDIPFMENALIFNVVSLITFLAAVFFLVTRGLHLSVEFTGGTVMQVTYSQPADVEAVRRAVSGLGYHDVQVQNIGTARDLLIRLPAQKGVSSAQQSDAALAALKAVDASVVLKSAQFVGPQVGEELVSNGLKALASVVIGIMIYLAVRFEWKFAVAAIIANLHDVVIILGFFAFFQWEFSLAVLAAVLAVLGYSVNESVVIFDRIRENFRKYRKLTTVQTIDNAITSTISRTIITHGCTQIMVLSMLLFGGATLHYFALALTIGICFGIYSSVFVAAAIAMWLGIKREDLVKHGGGKRETDPNDPNAGATV, from the coding sequence GTGGAGTTCTTCAAGATCCGGCGGGACATTCCCTTCATGGAGAACGCGTTGATCTTCAACGTGGTCTCGCTGATCACCTTCCTCGCCGCGGTGTTCTTCCTCGTGACGCGGGGTCTGCACCTGTCGGTCGAATTCACCGGCGGTACGGTCATGCAGGTGACCTATTCGCAGCCGGCCGACGTCGAAGCGGTGCGCCGCGCCGTCTCCGGCCTCGGTTACCACGACGTGCAGGTCCAGAACATCGGGACCGCCCGCGACCTGCTGATCCGGCTGCCGGCGCAGAAAGGCGTGAGTTCCGCGCAACAGAGCGACGCCGCGCTGGCCGCCCTGAAGGCGGTCGATGCCAGCGTCGTCCTGAAGAGCGCGCAGTTCGTCGGCCCGCAGGTCGGCGAGGAGCTGGTCTCCAACGGCCTGAAGGCGCTGGCGTCGGTGGTGATCGGCATCATGATCTACCTGGCGGTGCGCTTCGAGTGGAAGTTCGCCGTGGCGGCGATCATCGCCAACCTGCACGACGTGGTGATCATCCTGGGCTTCTTCGCCTTCTTCCAGTGGGAGTTCTCGCTGGCGGTGCTGGCGGCCGTGCTGGCGGTGCTGGGCTATTCGGTCAACGAGTCGGTCGTCATCTTCGACCGGATCCGCGAGAACTTCCGCAAGTACCGCAAGCTGACCACGGTGCAGACGATCGACAACGCGATCACGTCGACGATCAGCCGGACGATCATCACCCACGGCTGCACGCAGATCATGGTGCTGTCGATGCTGCTGTTCGGCGGCGCGACGCTGCACTACTTCGCGCTGGCGCTGACCATCGGCATCTGCTTCGGCATCTACTCCTCGGTGTTCGTGGCCGCGGCCATCGCCATGTGGCTGGGCATCAAGCGCGAAGACCTGGTGAAGCACGGCGGCGGCAAGCGCGAGACCGACCCCAACGACCCCAACGCGGGCGCGACGGTTTGA
- a CDS encoding DUF1631 family protein produces the protein MPTTLTPAATPLARQARERFVAHMEGVLPGLCDDIRTALSEQMSNATSSRDMHQRRDALVDFEREAAKWAESAARAWRRAVIPATATSRVRMQLAALELIGDDVVENKILSSRLAMAVSEKAVWDLNDLMARIHHLEGGDELASEDVLRPEALSQLLVEQWMACKLPRDTWTAVKDTIAGKIVPRAVEGYRQANEFLVDRGVLPEIDLTSRVKRPPATPGRGGAAGTGAAADGGAGGTAGAGGGGGGAGHGGGGGAASAFAPPGGYGGGGGAGGPGGSGGYGGGPGGPGGEPGAAMAGGPSGGYGGGAYGGGNGGSYGPGGAAASTFGVGPATRGPGGMGMDGGATGQTPLARAKARATGVLGQLRRLLSERVAGFDAAQQGGMRPSAGLMDAVTAHATQVQTQVQTRVAEAAQSAGDIVIFDDAAVAQVALDLRSRTQDLKNKAATSNEKATIEIVALMFQSILAEERIPPAVRVWFARLQMPVLRVALAEPEFFGSLEHPARQLIDRMGSCVLGFDAAAIGGSELEQEIKRIVQVIEQYPETGRRVFQLVYDEFQKFLSRFLTQKGPTQKLVSVAQQVEQKETMAIQYTIELRKMLSDVPVREEIREFLFKVWAEVLAVAAVKNGPQNDETLALKKSASDLVWAASAKPNRNDRAKVIQELPDLLARLRRGMTLLGVQPNDQETHIKVIGDTLADAFMSKTEAIPHARIEEMTKRLANLEDFVSDDDAGELPLDQESIELMLGIDASMIEVISSGGSQPGAAMMSWANELQLGTWFTLDHNGRMTQVQYAWASERRQLHLFAASDGHCYLMPVRRLAAYLQAALLVPNEEEALTVRATRDALAKLDANPERLLQ, from the coding sequence ATGCCGACCACCCTCACCCCCGCCGCGACGCCCCTGGCCCGGCAGGCGCGTGAGCGGTTCGTCGCGCACATGGAGGGCGTGCTGCCCGGTTTGTGCGACGACATCCGCACGGCGCTGTCCGAGCAGATGTCCAACGCCACCTCCAGCCGCGACATGCACCAGCGCCGCGACGCGCTGGTCGATTTCGAGCGGGAAGCGGCCAAGTGGGCCGAATCGGCGGCGCGCGCCTGGCGCCGCGCCGTCATTCCGGCCACCGCCACCAGCCGCGTGCGCATGCAGCTGGCGGCGCTGGAGCTGATCGGCGACGACGTCGTCGAGAACAAGATCCTGTCCTCGCGGCTCGCCATGGCCGTGTCGGAAAAGGCGGTCTGGGACCTCAACGACCTGATGGCCCGCATCCACCACCTGGAAGGCGGCGACGAGCTGGCAAGCGAGGACGTGCTCCGGCCGGAGGCCTTGTCGCAGCTGTTGGTGGAGCAGTGGATGGCCTGCAAACTGCCGCGCGACACCTGGACCGCGGTCAAGGACACCATCGCCGGCAAGATCGTGCCGCGGGCGGTGGAAGGCTATCGCCAGGCCAATGAATTCCTGGTCGACCGCGGCGTGCTGCCGGAGATCGACCTCACCTCGCGCGTGAAGCGTCCGCCGGCCACGCCGGGGCGCGGCGGCGCGGCCGGCACGGGCGCGGCGGCCGATGGCGGCGCTGGCGGCACCGCCGGTGCCGGTGGCGGTGGTGGTGGGGCTGGCCACGGAGGTGGCGGCGGTGCGGCCTCGGCTTTTGCCCCGCCCGGCGGCTACGGCGGTGGCGGTGGCGCCGGCGGACCTGGCGGGTCTGGTGGCTACGGCGGCGGGCCCGGTGGCCCGGGCGGTGAGCCTGGTGCGGCAATGGCCGGCGGCCCGAGTGGCGGCTACGGCGGCGGCGCTTATGGCGGTGGCAACGGTGGCAGCTATGGCCCGGGCGGCGCTGCGGCCTCGACTTTCGGCGTCGGTCCCGCCACGCGCGGGCCCGGCGGCATGGGCATGGACGGCGGCGCGACCGGCCAGACGCCGCTGGCTCGGGCCAAGGCGCGCGCCACCGGCGTGCTGGGCCAGCTGCGCCGGCTCCTGAGCGAACGCGTGGCCGGCTTCGATGCCGCGCAGCAGGGCGGCATGCGCCCGAGCGCCGGCCTGATGGATGCCGTCACGGCGCATGCCACGCAGGTGCAGACCCAGGTGCAGACGCGCGTGGCCGAAGCCGCGCAGTCGGCCGGCGACATCGTCATCTTCGACGACGCCGCCGTCGCCCAGGTGGCGCTGGACCTGCGCAGCCGCACCCAGGACCTGAAGAACAAGGCCGCCACCTCGAACGAGAAGGCGACCATCGAGATCGTGGCCCTGATGTTCCAGAGCATCCTGGCCGAGGAGCGCATCCCGCCGGCGGTGCGCGTCTGGTTCGCGCGGCTGCAGATGCCCGTGCTGCGGGTGGCGCTGGCCGAACCCGAGTTCTTCGGCTCGCTGGAACACCCGGCGCGCCAGCTGATCGACCGCATGGGTTCCTGCGTGCTCGGCTTCGACGCCGCCGCCATCGGCGGCAGCGAGCTGGAGCAGGAGATCAAGCGCATCGTGCAGGTGATCGAGCAGTACCCCGAGACCGGCCGCCGCGTGTTCCAGCTGGTCTACGACGAATTCCAGAAGTTCCTCTCGCGCTTCCTCACGCAGAAGGGCCCCACGCAGAAGCTGGTGAGCGTGGCGCAGCAGGTGGAGCAGAAGGAAACGATGGCGATCCAGTACACCATCGAGCTGCGCAAGATGCTCAGCGACGTGCCGGTGCGCGAGGAGATCCGCGAGTTCCTGTTCAAGGTCTGGGCCGAGGTGCTGGCCGTGGCCGCCGTCAAGAACGGCCCGCAGAACGACGAGACGCTGGCGCTGAAGAAGTCCGCGTCCGACCTGGTGTGGGCGGCTTCGGCCAAGCCGAACCGCAACGACCGCGCCAAGGTGATCCAGGAACTGCCGGATCTGCTGGCGCGCCTGCGCCGCGGCATGACCTTGCTGGGCGTGCAGCCCAACGACCAGGAAACGCACATCAAGGTGATCGGCGACACGCTGGCCGACGCCTTCATGTCCAAGACCGAAGCCATCCCGCACGCGCGCATCGAGGAGATGACCAAGCGGCTGGCGAACCTGGAAGACTTCGTCTCCGACGACGACGCCGGCGAACTGCCGCTGGACCAGGAAAGCATCGAGTTGATGCTGGGCATCGACGCCTCGATGATCGAAGTGATCAGCTCCGGCGGCTCGCAGCCGGGCGCGGCCATGATGTCCTGGGCCAACGAACTGCAGCTGGGCACCTGGTTCACGCTGGACCACAACGGCCGCATGACCCAGGTGCAGTACGCCTGGGCCAGCGAACGCCGCCAGCTCCACCTGTTCGCGGCCAGCGACGGCCACTGCTACCTGATGCCGGTGCGGCGCCTGGCCGCCTACCTGCAGGCGGCCCTGCTGGTGCCGAACGAAGAGGAAGCGCTGACGGTGCGCGCCACGCGCGATGCGCTGGCGAAGCTGGATGCGAATCCGGAGCGGCTGTTGCAGTAA
- a CDS encoding DUF494 family protein, which yields MLEVLVFVYENYWRGDACPELHALERKLSAHGFEPDEIHEALVWLDGLNIAAQTICLPQETEAEWKPAPSDAAMRVYSVAEQDHLGAQCLGFVSFLESSGVLPPALREIVLDRAMAAPAPVQLDALKIIVLMVYWRFGHEPDALILDELCDDSEDRVAH from the coding sequence ATGCTTGAAGTGCTGGTGTTCGTTTACGAAAACTACTGGCGCGGCGATGCCTGCCCCGAGCTCCACGCTCTGGAGCGCAAGCTCAGCGCCCATGGCTTCGAACCCGATGAGATCCACGAGGCGCTGGTCTGGCTCGATGGTCTCAATATCGCGGCGCAGACCATCTGCCTGCCGCAGGAAACCGAAGCCGAATGGAAGCCCGCGCCGAGCGACGCCGCGATGCGCGTGTACTCGGTGGCCGAGCAGGACCACCTGGGCGCGCAGTGCCTGGGCTTCGTCAGCTTCCTCGAAAGTTCCGGCGTGCTGCCGCCCGCGCTGCGCGAGATCGTCCTCGACCGCGCGATGGCCGCGCCCGCTCCGGTGCAGCTGGACGCGCTGAAGATCATCGTGCTGATGGTCTACTGGCGCTTCGGCCACGAGCCGGATGCGCTGATCCTCGACGAGCTTTGCGACGACTCGGAGGACCGCGTCGCGCACTGA
- the dprA gene encoding DNA-processing protein DprA gives MEREELAAWLRLALTPGLGSAAGRRLLKGFGLPGAILAQDVATLSQVVERSAAQALLAAPERFEPQLEDTWRWLQQDTGRRAIVTLADPDYPASLLQMADPPLLLYRQGLPLSAMRPAIAIVGSRNPTAQGLQNARRFARSLSEAGLTVVSGLALGVDGAAHEGALEGAPAGVLATIAVVGTGLDRVYPRQHHELAHRIADSGTLLSEYPLGTPPRQDNFPRRNRLIAGLSQGTLVVEAALQSGSLITARMAVEQGKEVFAIPGSIHSPQARGCHALLREGAKLVESAQDVLEELRLAPRTPAAAMAEAPEGEPDPLLEAMGFDPVTLDALIARTGIPAPKLQAQLLELELAGHVARLPGGLFQRVASA, from the coding sequence ATGGAGCGCGAGGAACTCGCAGCCTGGCTGCGCCTCGCGCTGACTCCCGGCCTGGGCAGCGCCGCCGGGCGCCGGCTCCTCAAGGGCTTCGGCCTGCCCGGCGCCATCCTCGCCCAGGACGTCGCCACCCTCTCCCAAGTTGTCGAACGCAGCGCCGCCCAGGCGCTGCTGGCCGCGCCGGAGCGCTTCGAGCCGCAGCTCGAAGACACCTGGCGATGGCTGCAGCAGGACACCGGACGGCGCGCGATCGTCACGCTGGCCGACCCCGACTATCCCGCTTCGCTGCTGCAGATGGCCGACCCGCCGCTGCTGCTGTACCGGCAGGGCCTGCCGCTCTCGGCAATGCGGCCCGCCATCGCCATCGTCGGCAGCCGCAACCCCACAGCGCAAGGCCTGCAGAACGCGCGCCGCTTCGCCCGCAGCCTGTCCGAAGCGGGGCTGACCGTGGTGTCGGGCCTCGCGCTGGGCGTGGACGGCGCCGCCCATGAAGGCGCGCTGGAAGGCGCGCCCGCCGGCGTGCTCGCAACGATTGCGGTGGTCGGCACCGGCCTGGACCGCGTCTATCCGCGGCAGCACCACGAACTCGCCCACCGCATCGCGGACAGCGGCACGCTCCTGAGCGAATATCCGCTCGGCACGCCGCCGCGGCAGGACAACTTCCCGCGCCGCAACCGCCTGATCGCCGGCCTCAGCCAGGGCACGCTGGTGGTGGAGGCCGCGCTGCAGTCCGGTTCGCTGATCACCGCGCGCATGGCGGTGGAACAGGGCAAGGAAGTGTTCGCCATCCCGGGCTCGATCCATTCACCCCAGGCCCGCGGCTGCCATGCCCTGCTGCGCGAAGGCGCCAAGCTGGTGGAGAGCGCACAGGACGTGCTGGAGGAATTGCGGCTCGCCCCGCGCACGCCGGCGGCCGCGATGGCGGAAGCGCCCGAAGGCGAACCCGATCCGCTGCTCGAAGCCATGGGCTTCGACCCGGTGACGCTGGATGCGCTGATCGCGCGCACGGGCATCCCGGCGCCGAAGCTGCAGGCACAGCTGCTCGAACTGGAACTCGCGGGCCACGTGGCGCGTTTGCCGGGGGGCCTGTTCCAGCGCGTCGCGAGCGCCTGA
- a CDS encoding LysM peptidoglycan-binding domain-containing protein, with the protein MAPTKAAFGAATGGLAACAAIALACVAVVTTAANAQNFPITPQQRNTAEVVAQSGIPLSELSPKAPDSYTVKRGDTLWAISGLYLLRPWRWPELWGMNMQEIHNPHRIYPGQVLYLEKVGGMARLRAGPIPPQAPLETVRVSPRVRFNSQADLGIPTLSPQAIEPFLNEAIIVNDGEMDLAPRFVAGPEERVLLTRGDRAYAMGRAGTPLVESDPRVIDQFRVFREAKPLRDPVTNAILGYEAAYLGAAELVRSESVQPIRTASGGVVNTPVPATVDITRAREEIRIGDRLVPEPPRQIMSYVPRAPSTPVDGTIVSVYGDAVALAGQNQVVAINRGTAEGMEPGVVLAIQKAGAAIKDRSQRGEIVHVQLPDERNGLMMVFRTFDHLSYALILHITDVVQVGDRFTSPK; encoded by the coding sequence ATGGCTCCAACCAAGGCAGCTTTTGGCGCGGCTACGGGAGGCCTTGCGGCCTGCGCCGCCATTGCACTGGCCTGCGTCGCCGTGGTCACCACCGCGGCCAATGCCCAGAATTTTCCCATCACGCCCCAGCAGCGGAACACCGCTGAAGTGGTGGCGCAAAGCGGTATTCCGCTGTCGGAACTGTCGCCCAAGGCACCCGACAGCTACACCGTCAAGCGCGGTGACACTCTGTGGGCGATCTCCGGCCTGTACCTCCTGCGCCCGTGGCGCTGGCCCGAGCTGTGGGGCATGAACATGCAGGAGATCCACAACCCGCACCGGATCTACCCCGGGCAGGTGCTTTACCTGGAAAAGGTCGGCGGCATGGCGCGCCTGCGCGCCGGCCCGATCCCGCCGCAGGCGCCGCTGGAGACGGTGCGCGTCTCGCCGCGCGTGCGCTTCAATTCCCAGGCTGACCTCGGCATCCCGACCCTGTCGCCGCAGGCGATCGAACCCTTCCTGAACGAAGCGATCATCGTCAACGACGGCGAGATGGACCTGGCCCCGCGCTTCGTGGCCGGCCCCGAGGAGCGCGTGCTGCTGACCCGCGGCGACCGCGCCTACGCAATGGGCCGCGCCGGCACCCCGCTGGTGGAAAGCGATCCGCGCGTGATCGACCAGTTCCGCGTGTTCCGCGAAGCCAAGCCACTGCGCGACCCGGTCACCAATGCCATCCTGGGCTACGAAGCCGCCTACCTGGGCGCCGCCGAACTGGTGCGCAGCGAAAGCGTGCAGCCGATCCGCACGGCCAGCGGCGGCGTGGTGAACACGCCCGTCCCGGCCACGGTGGACATCACCCGGGCCCGCGAAGAAATCCGCATCGGCGACCGCCTGGTGCCGGAACCACCGCGCCAGATCATGAGCTACGTGCCGCGCGCGCCGTCGACGCCGGTGGATGGCACCATCGTCTCGGTGTACGGCGATGCCGTCGCGCTGGCGGGCCAGAACCAGGTGGTGGCCATCAACCGCGGTACCGCCGAAGGCATGGAGCCTGGCGTGGTGCTGGCGATCCAGAAGGCCGGCGCCGCCATCAAGGACCGCTCGCAGCGCGGCGAGATCGTCCACGTGCAGCTGCCGGACGAGCGCAACGGCCTGATGATGGTGTTCCGCACCTTCGACCACCTGTCGTATGCGCTGATCCTGCACATCACCGACGTCGTGCAGGTCGGCGACCGGTTCACCTCGCCGAAGTAG
- the def gene encoding peptide deformylase, with protein MALLPILVYPDPRLHTVAKPVAAVDDRIRALVKDMLETMYDANGIGLAATQVDVHERLIVIDTSEERDEPMVLINPELTWASEEVQVGDEGCLSVPGIYDGVERSSAIRVQALDEHGQSREIAAEGLLAVCIQHEMDHLRGKVFVEYLSPLKRNRIKTKMLKARRETTERV; from the coding sequence ATGGCCCTGCTCCCCATCCTCGTCTATCCCGATCCCCGGCTGCACACCGTCGCCAAGCCCGTCGCCGCCGTCGACGACCGCATCCGCGCGCTGGTGAAGGACATGCTGGAAACCATGTACGACGCCAATGGCATCGGGCTGGCCGCCACGCAGGTGGACGTGCATGAGCGCCTGATCGTCATCGACACCTCCGAGGAGCGCGACGAGCCCATGGTGCTGATCAACCCCGAGCTGACCTGGGCCAGCGAGGAGGTGCAGGTGGGCGACGAGGGCTGCCTGTCGGTGCCCGGCATCTACGACGGCGTGGAACGCTCCAGCGCGATCCGGGTCCAAGCGCTGGACGAACACGGCCAGTCCCGGGAAATCGCGGCCGAGGGGCTGCTGGCGGTCTGCATCCAGCACGAGATGGACCACCTGCGCGGCAAGGTGTTCGTCGAGTACCTGTCGCCGCTGAAACGCAACCGCATCAAGACCAAGATGCTCAAGGCCCGCCGCGAGACGACCGAGCGCGTCTAG
- the fmt gene encoding methionyl-tRNA formyltransferase: MRVAFAGTPEFARAALERLPAAGFTVPLVLTQPDRPAGRGMKLQPSPVKQFALERAIPVAQPRSLRLDGKFPDEAAAARDALLEARPDVLVVAAYGLILPQWVLDLPRLGCLNIHASLLPRWRGAAPIHRAIEAGDAETGVTIMQMDAGLDTGDMLLEERQPIAPDDTTASLHDKLAALGGRLIVEALELAACGGFQPVKQPEQGVTYAHKIEKAEAAVDWSLPADAIERRIRAFDPFPGAAGQLRGETVKLWKARAVMRGRGSVEPGTIVALDEHGVGVACGEGRLELTELQRPGGKRLAAADFLRGFPLEPGERFTP; the protein is encoded by the coding sequence ATGCGGGTCGCTTTCGCCGGCACGCCGGAATTCGCCCGCGCCGCCCTCGAGCGGCTGCCCGCGGCCGGCTTCACCGTTCCCCTTGTCCTGACCCAGCCGGACCGGCCGGCCGGCCGCGGCATGAAGCTGCAGCCCTCGCCGGTGAAGCAGTTCGCGCTGGAGCGCGCCATCCCGGTGGCCCAGCCGCGCAGCCTGCGCCTGGATGGCAAGTTCCCCGACGAAGCGGCCGCCGCGCGTGACGCGCTCCTCGAAGCCCGGCCCGACGTGCTGGTGGTCGCCGCCTACGGCCTGATCCTGCCGCAATGGGTGCTGGACCTGCCCCGCCTGGGCTGCCTGAACATCCACGCTTCGCTGCTGCCCCGCTGGCGCGGCGCCGCGCCGATCCACCGCGCCATCGAGGCCGGCGATGCGGAAACCGGCGTCACCATCATGCAGATGGACGCGGGCCTGGACACCGGCGACATGCTGCTGGAAGAGCGCCAGCCCATCGCGCCCGACGACACCACGGCCAGCTTGCACGACAAGCTGGCGGCGCTGGGCGGCCGGCTGATCGTCGAGGCGCTGGAACTCGCGGCCTGCGGCGGCTTCCAGCCGGTCAAGCAGCCCGAACAGGGCGTGACCTACGCCCACAAGATCGAGAAGGCGGAAGCGGCCGTGGACTGGTCGCTGCCGGCCGACGCCATCGAGCGCCGCATCCGCGCTTTCGATCCTTTCCCGGGCGCCGCCGGCCAGTTGCGCGGCGAGACCGTCAAGCTGTGGAAGGCCCGCGCGGTGATGCGCGGGCGCGGCAGCGTGGAGCCGGGTACCATCGTCGCGCTCGACGAGCACGGCGTCGGCGTGGCCTGCGGGGAAGGCCGGCTGGAGCTCACGGAACTGCAGCGCCCCGGCGGCAAGCGCCTGGCCGCGGCCGACTTCCTGCGCGGTTTCCCGCTGGAGCCGGGCGAGCGCTTCACGCCCTGA
- a CDS encoding AzlC family ABC transporter permease — translation MFFLPSIHRHPQFRQGMRSIASVAPGIAAWGLMTGVAMVRSGMSVTEAVAMTMLVYAGSSQLAAIPLIVAGAPAWVIWATGFCVNLRFVVFSLHLRDYLMHLPRWRRLINGFLTADMTYAVFTRQFPEPATDAEGRLAQEANLAGSYFLTWTAWCGASLVGVGLGNLIPSAWGLGFAGVLCLLGVLCSLANTPLRLLALVVAGVAAVAAYALPLKLNIITAIAVAVIACFWLEGRMPKSLKEQAA, via the coding sequence ATGTTCTTCCTGCCTTCCATCCACCGGCATCCGCAGTTTCGCCAGGGCATGCGCTCGATCGCCTCGGTCGCACCGGGCATCGCCGCCTGGGGCCTGATGACCGGCGTGGCCATGGTCCGCTCCGGCATGAGCGTGACCGAAGCCGTCGCCATGACCATGCTGGTGTACGCGGGAAGTTCGCAGCTGGCCGCCATCCCGCTGATCGTGGCCGGCGCGCCGGCCTGGGTGATCTGGGCCACCGGCTTCTGCGTGAACCTCCGCTTCGTCGTGTTCAGCCTGCACCTGCGCGACTACCTGATGCACCTGCCGCGCTGGCGGCGGCTCATCAACGGCTTCCTGACCGCGGACATGACCTATGCGGTCTTCACCCGCCAGTTTCCCGAGCCCGCGACCGACGCTGAAGGCCGGCTGGCCCAGGAAGCCAACCTGGCGGGCAGCTATTTCCTGACCTGGACAGCCTGGTGCGGCGCCAGCCTGGTCGGCGTCGGCCTGGGCAACCTGATCCCCAGCGCCTGGGGGCTGGGCTTTGCCGGCGTGCTGTGCCTGCTGGGCGTGCTGTGTTCGCTGGCCAACACGCCGCTGCGCCTGCTGGCGCTGGTGGTCGCCGGCGTGGCCGCGGTGGCCGCTTATGCCTTGCCGCTGAAGCTGAACATCATCACGGCCATCGCGGTGGCGGTGATTGCCTGCTTCTGGCTTGAAGGGCGCATGCCCAAGTCGCTCAAGGAGCAGGCGGCGTGA
- a CDS encoding AzlD domain-containing protein: MTPGETDPWTLFVIFGLAAVTVIARCFFFILDRPWALPNWAHRALHYAPVAALAAVVVPEVVMSNGQLVATWQDARLYAAAAGALLFYWRRSVLLTLIGGMAVYLPLHLGLGW; encoded by the coding sequence GTGACTCCTGGAGAAACCGATCCCTGGACCCTGTTCGTCATCTTCGGCCTGGCGGCCGTGACGGTGATCGCACGCTGCTTCTTCTTCATCCTGGACCGGCCCTGGGCCCTGCCGAACTGGGCGCACCGGGCGCTGCACTACGCGCCGGTGGCCGCGCTGGCGGCGGTCGTCGTGCCTGAAGTGGTGATGAGCAACGGCCAGCTGGTAGCGACCTGGCAGGACGCGCGGCTGTACGCAGCCGCTGCCGGCGCCCTGTTGTTCTACTGGCGCCGCAGCGTGCTGCTGACCTTGATCGGCGGCATGGCTGTGTATCTTCCGTTGCATCTCGGCCTCGGCTGGTAG
- a CDS encoding phosphoglycerate kinase — MKVLRFSDLCDQGLARGRRVFIRADLNVPLDDAGNITEDTRIRASVPCIQMALAGGAAVLVTSHLGRPTEGQFKPEDSLAPVAKRLQDLLGRPVTLKQDWVDGVDVQQGEVVLLENCRLNKGEKKNDPALAQKMAALCDIFVHDAFGTAHRAEASTYGIAQYARTACAGPLLAAEIDAITKALANPKRPLVAIVAGSKVSTKLTILRSLADKVDQLVVGGGIANTFMLAAGLPIGKSLAEADLVEDARAVIAAMKARGAEVPIPTDVVVAKAFAADAPATVKAAQDVAPDDLILDIGPQTAQKLAQQLGAAGTIVWNGPVGVFEFDAFAHGTETIARAIAASDAFSIAGGGDTLAAIAKYGIEQDIGYISTGGGAFLEVLEGKTLPAFEILAKRANG, encoded by the coding sequence ATGAAAGTCCTGCGCTTCTCCGACCTGTGCGACCAAGGCCTGGCCCGCGGCCGCCGCGTGTTCATCCGCGCCGACCTGAACGTCCCGCTGGACGATGCCGGCAACATCACCGAGGACACCCGCATCCGGGCCTCGGTGCCCTGCATCCAGATGGCGCTGGCCGGCGGCGCGGCGGTGCTGGTCACTTCGCACCTGGGCCGCCCGACCGAAGGCCAGTTCAAGCCGGAAGATTCGCTGGCGCCGGTGGCCAAGCGCCTGCAGGACCTGCTGGGCCGCCCCGTCACGCTGAAGCAGGACTGGGTGGATGGCGTCGACGTGCAGCAGGGCGAAGTCGTGCTGCTGGAAAACTGCCGCCTGAACAAGGGCGAGAAGAAGAACGACCCGGCGCTGGCGCAGAAGATGGCCGCCCTGTGCGACATCTTCGTCCATGACGCCTTCGGCACGGCGCACCGCGCCGAAGCCTCCACCTACGGCATCGCGCAGTACGCCAGGACGGCCTGCGCCGGCCCGCTGCTGGCCGCCGAGATCGATGCCATCACCAAGGCACTGGCCAATCCGAAGCGGCCCCTGGTGGCCATCGTTGCCGGCTCCAAGGTGTCGACCAAGCTCACGATCCTGAGGTCGCTGGCGGACAAGGTCGACCAGCTGGTGGTCGGCGGCGGCATCGCCAACACCTTCATGCTGGCCGCCGGCCTGCCGATCGGCAAGTCGCTGGCCGAGGCCGACCTGGTGGAGGACGCCCGCGCCGTGATCGCCGCGATGAAGGCGCGCGGCGCCGAGGTGCCGATCCCGACCGACGTGGTCGTGGCCAAGGCCTTCGCGGCCGACGCGCCGGCGACGGTCAAGGCGGCCCAGGACGTGGCGCCCGACGACCTGATCCTGGACATCGGCCCGCAGACGGCGCAGAAGCTGGCGCAGCAGCTGGGGGCGGCCGGCACCATCGTCTGGAACGGCCCGGTGGGCGTGTTCGAGTTCGACGCCTTCGCCCACGGTACCGAGACGATCGCGCGCGCGATCGCCGCGTCCGACGCCTTCAGCATCGCCGGCGGCGGCGACACCCTGGCCGCGATCGCCAAGTACGGCATCGAGCAGGACATCGGCTACATCTCCACCGGCGGTGGCGCCTTCCTCGAAGTGCTGGAGGGCAAGACCCTGCCGGCCTTCGAGATCCTGGCCAAGCGCGCGAACGGCTGA